In one Siniperca chuatsi isolate FFG_IHB_CAS linkage group LG14, ASM2008510v1, whole genome shotgun sequence genomic region, the following are encoded:
- the LOC122888259 gene encoding uncharacterized protein LOC122888259 codes for MNGLILLLYCIEIMGALLCGAEVTRGFTIADVGNDMVQGESDKAFRSESSITTLVADLTSTDSTMSEASRWMNTESPAVSQFSNSHTTSPPPGPQPTTTHNSVFYRKECLTVFMVSGGLIIACVILLISTLLLACKVCQLSRDIKVLNSNVDLISNSEYRMGTKKNKSKSEAEATETSMLMAVVSQTQEEMGNSTTIEDGGKVNKDGQMGEENKKEVRATANSEEASTTLVTTAENSSSSKPQEEGTNSMAASSSEGTEEPKDVV; via the coding sequence ATGAATGGCCTGATCCTCCTGTTGTACTGCATAGAAATCATGGGTGCACTATTGTGTGGAGCTGAAGTTACCAGAGGATTTACTATTGCTGATGTTGGGAATGATATGGTTCAAGGTGAATCAGACAAAGCCTTCCGTTCTGAAAGTTCTATAACAACACTGGTTGCTGATCTAACCAGTACTGACAGCACCATGTCTGAGGCCAGCAGGTGGATGAACACTGAGTCACCAGCTGTTTCCCAATTCTCCAATAGTCACACCACTTCACCTCCACCTGGCCCACAGCCCACCACCACACATAACAGTGTGTTTTACAGGAAGGAATGTCTTACAGTATTCATGGTAAGTGGCGGACTGATCATAGCCTGTGTTATTCTGCTGATTTCTACTTTGTTGCTGGCATGTAAGGTGTGTCAGTTGAGCAGAGACATCAAGGTGCTGAACAGCAACGTTGATCTGATCAGCAACTCTGAATACCGGATGGGAACCAAGAAGAACAAAAGCAAGTCAGAGGCAGAAGCCACAGAGACCAGCATGTTGATGGCCGTCGTCAGTCAAACACAGGAGGAGATGGGTAATAGCACCACCATAGAAGATGGAGGGAAGGTAAACAAGGATGGACAAATGGGAGAGGAGAACAAGAAGGAGGTGAGAGCCACTGCCAACAGTGAGGAAGCTTCAACTACACTTGTAACCACTGCTGAAAATTCATCCTCCTCTAAGCCACAAGAGGAGGGTACCAATTCCATGGCAGCCTCTTCCTCTGAGGGCACAGAGGAACCAAAGGATGTGGTGTAG